A stretch of the Capsicum annuum cultivar UCD-10X-F1 chromosome 10, UCD10Xv1.1, whole genome shotgun sequence genome encodes the following:
- the LOC107845990 gene encoding pyruvate decarboxylase 1: protein MDVKIGAIDTCKPPHNDVGCLPTTNAVTIHTPNVPFTSPESTLGRHIARRLVQVGITDIFGVPGDFNLTLLDHLIAEHGLNFVGCCNELNAGYAADGYARARGVGACVVTFTVGGLSVLNAIAGAYSENLPLICIVGGPNSNDYGTNRVLHHTIGLPDFSQELRCFQTITCYQAVVNNLEDAHEMIDTAISTSLKESKPVYISISCNLPGIPHPTFSREPVPFCISPRLSNKMGLEAAVEAAAEFLNKAVKPVIVGGPKMRVAKARDAFVELANASGYAVAVMPSAKGMVPEHHPHFIGTYWGAVSTAFCAEIVESADAYLFAGPIFNDYSSVGYSLLLKKEKAIIVQPDRVTIANGPAFGCVLMRDFLVALAKRLKHNPTAHENYRRIYVPEGHPVKCEPKEALRVNILFEHIQRMLSGDTAVIAETGDSWFNCQKLKLPKGCGYEFQMQYGSIGWSVGATVGYAQAAQEKRVLAFIGDGSFQVTAQDISTMLQCGQRTIIFLINNGGYTIEVEIHDGPYNVIKNWNYTGLVDAIHNGQGKCWTTKVRCEEELVEAIETATEAKKDSLCFIEVIVHKDDTSKELLEWGSRVSAANSRPPNPQ from the exons ATGGACGTGAAAATTGGAGCAATCGACACGTGTAAACCACCGCACAACGACGTGGGCTGTTTACCGACCACTAACGCCGTCACCATCCACACCCCAAATGTGCCATTCACCTCACCGGAATCCACACTAGGCCGTCACATAGCACGCCGTTTAGTCCAAGTGGGCATCACCGACATATTCGGCGTGCCAGGTGACTTCAACTTAACATTACTCGATCACTTAATTGCTGAACATGGGCTTAATTTTGTTGGTTGTTGCAATGAGCTTAATGCGGGATATGCTGCTGATGGTTATGCTAGAGCTCGTGGGGTTGGGGCATGTGTTGTGACGTTTACTGTTGGTGGACTTAGTGTTCTTAATGCTATTGCTGGTGCTTATAGTGAGAATTTACCATTGATTTGTATTGTTGGTGGACCTAATTCCAATGATTATGGGACTAATAGAGTGCTTCATCATACTATTGGGTTGCCTGATTTTAGTCAGGAACTTCGGTGCTTTCAAACTATTACTTGCTACCAG GCTGTGGTGAATAACTTAGAGGATGCACATGAAATGATCGATACAGCTATCTCTACGTCGTTGAAAGAGAGTAAGCCAGTTTATATAAGCATAAGCTGTAACTTGCCAGGGATTCCACACCCCACTTTTAGCCGTGAACCTGTTCCATTTTGCATTTCTCCCAG ATTGAGTAACAAGATGGGTTTGGAAGCAGCTGTGGAGGCAGCTGCAGAGTTCTTAAACAAAGCTGTGAAACCAGTCATTGTGGGAGGGCCAAAAATGCGTGTCGCAAAGGCGCGTGATGCGTTTGTTGAATTGGCGAATGCAAGTGGATATGCTGTTGCAGTGATGCCCTCAGCTAAGGGAATGGTTCCAGAACACCACCCTCATTTCATTGGAACTTATTGGGGTGCAGTGAGCACGGCCTTCTGCGCTGAAATTGTGGAATCAGCTGATGCTTACTTGTTTGCTGGACCTATTTTTAATGACTACAGCTCTGTGGGGTATTCTCTTCTTCTCAAGAAGGAGAAGGCCATCATTGTACAGCCAGATCGTGTGACTATTGCTAACGGGCCTGCATTTGGCTGTGTTCTAATGAGGGATTTCCTTGTCGCATTGGCCAAGAGGCTAAAGCACAACCCAACTGCACACGAGAATTATCGTAGGATTTATGTTCCAGAGGGACATCCTGTCAAGTGTGAGCCTAAAGAGGCATTGAGGGTCAATATTCTCTTTGAGCACATTCAGAGGATGTTGTCTGGTGACACTGCTGTGATTGCCGAGACAGGGGATTCATGGTTCAATTGCCAGAAGCTTAAACTGCCAAAGGGATGCGG GTACGAGTTCCAAATGCAGTATGGATCTATTGGTTGGTCTGTTGGGGCAACTGTTGGTTATGCACAAGCAGCACAAGAAAAGAGGGTGCTTGCTTTCATTGGTGATGGTAGTTTCCAG GTGACTGCTCAGGATATTTCAACAATGTTGCAGTGTGGGCAGAGGACTATCATCTTTTTGATAAACAATGGTGGTTATACAATTGAAGTTGAGATTCACGACGGACCTTACAATGTGATTAAGAACTGGAATTACACTGGACTAGTCGATGCAATCCACAACGGGCAAGGAAAATGTTGGACAACAAAG GTTCGTTGCGAAGAGGAGCTTGTGGAGGCAATTGAAACTGCAACTGAAGCCAAGAAAGACTCTTTATGCTTCATTGAAGTGATTGTTCACAAGGATGATACCAGCAAAGAGCTGCTTGAATGGGGTTCTAGAGTCTCAGCAGCTAATAGTCGTCCACCAAATCCTCAGTAA